A DNA window from SAR86 cluster bacterium contains the following coding sequences:
- a CDS encoding RlmE family RNA methyltransferase, translated as MVKSKNNKYSKADSFALEAKKKGYRSRSALKLIEILKKDELIKKGMQILDLGSYPGGWSQVASEIVGTSGKVFSVDRQPMKQIDNTKFYQLSMQDLFENVPWAEFQSFNLVLSDLAPNISGIREKDDAEMISLLKTVFKINELYLNQKGHLVIKVFQGESFDFAKKYIESNFNKVKIRKPSSSRSNSSETYLLALDKL; from the coding sequence TTGGTTAAGTCTAAGAATAATAAATATAGCAAAGCAGATTCATTTGCTCTAGAAGCAAAAAAAAAAGGTTATAGGTCAAGGTCAGCTTTAAAGCTTATAGAGATTTTAAAAAAAGATGAATTAATTAAAAAAGGTATGCAAATACTGGATTTAGGTTCATATCCTGGTGGCTGGTCACAGGTTGCTTCTGAAATTGTCGGAACATCTGGAAAGGTTTTTTCAGTGGATAGACAGCCTATGAAGCAAATTGATAACACAAAATTCTATCAATTAAGCATGCAAGACTTATTTGAGAATGTTCCATGGGCAGAATTTCAATCTTTTAACCTTGTTTTATCAGATTTAGCACCCAATATAAGTGGTATAAGAGAAAAAGATGATGCTGAGATGATCTCTTTATTGAAAACTGTTTTTAAGATAAATGAGCTGTACTTGAACCAAAAAGGCCATTTAGTAATAAAAGTATTTCAAGGAGAAAGTTTCGATTTTGCAAAAAAATATATAGAATCTAACTTTAATAAAGTAAAAATAAGGAAACCTTCGTCTTCAAGATCTAACTCAAGTGAGACATATCTCTTAGCTTTAGATAAGTTATAA
- the greA gene encoding transcription elongation factor GreA — protein sequence MSKFPMTLEGEAKLREQLEQLKFVDRVNISNAIASARELGDLKENAEYHAAKEQQGLVESKIRNIESHLADAQVIDITKIEPSNKVIFGVTVELVDVDSDEEVIYKIVGEDESEVSEGKISVLSPLSRGLIGKSVGEEVSIEVPKGKKTYEILSVKHL from the coding sequence ATGTCTAAATTTCCTATGACTCTTGAAGGTGAAGCTAAACTAAGAGAGCAACTTGAACAGCTTAAGTTTGTTGACAGAGTTAACATATCTAATGCAATAGCTTCTGCTAGAGAGTTGGGTGATCTAAAAGAAAATGCTGAATATCACGCAGCAAAAGAGCAACAAGGTCTAGTTGAATCTAAAATAAGAAATATAGAATCTCATTTAGCTGATGCTCAAGTAATAGACATCACAAAAATAGAACCTTCCAACAAAGTAATATTTGGTGTAACAGTAGAATTAGTAGACGTTGATTCGGATGAAGAAGTAATTTATAAAATTGTAGGAGAAGATGAGTCAGAAGTTTCAGAAGGAAAAATATCTGTATTATCTCCTTTATCTAGAGGGTTGATAGGCAAGTCTGTAGGAGAAGAGGTTAGCATTGAAGTACCTAAAGGTAAAAAGACTTACGAAATTCTTTCAGTTAAGCATTTATAA
- the carB gene encoding carbamoyl-phosphate synthase large subunit: protein MPKRKDINSVLILGAGPIVIGQACEFDYSGAQACKALKEEGIRVILINSNPATIMTDPSMADSIYIEPVRWQTIEKIIQKEKPDAILPTMGGQTALNAALDLHKNGVLDRYEIKMIGASKEAIDKAEDRDLFAAAMTKIGLKTPKADLAHNEEEANRIIEDIGFPCVIRPNFTMGGAGGGIAYNLNEFQAICAGGFELSPTGEVYIDEFLGGWKEFEMEVVRDRKDNCIIVCSIENLDPMGVHTGDSITVAPAQTLTDKEYQVMRDASMAILREIGVETGGSNVQFTINPETGELLVIEMNPRVSRSSALASKATGFPIAKVAAKLAIGYTLDELDNDITGGSIPASFEPSIDYVVTKIPRFNFEKFPQAEPRLGTQMKSVGEVMAMGRTFQESLQKAIRALEIDRNGLVELFDETNHDEAFLKFEIGSASPDRLWLVADALRFGISEEEVYEISKIDPWFIAQILDLVLEEKKLSSRDLNLIEREELFHLKRKGFSDARISEILGVDEEDVRVKRHALGLRPVYKRVDTCAAEFESPTAYMYSTYEIECESLPTKNKKIIILGGGPNRIGQGIEFDYCCVHAALALREDGYETIMINCNPETVSTDYDISDRLYFEPITFEDVLEIVRVENPSGVIVQYGGQTPLKLAVELKKNGVPIIGTSPDAIDLAEDRGRFQQFVKKLDLNQPSNGLAFNNKESLEVAEKIGFPIVVRPSYVLGGRAMEVVHNLKDLEHYLIDAVQASEDSPVLLDSYLNLAVELDIEAVSDGERVIIGGVLQHIEQAGIHSGDSACSLPPYNLSNELVSEINSMVKKIAIEIKAVGLINVQLAYLNDKLFLLEVNPRASRTIPFVSKCIGVSLAKIGARCMVGLSLEDQGITSEIIPNFVSVKEAVLPFSRFNNVDPILGPEMKSTGEVMGIGRSFAEAYEKAQISSGATIPKIGTVFLSVRDSDQSQIGDLAREFSELGFNIIATKGTAENIKKANIPYKLVNKVAQGRPHIVDLMKNREIDIVVNSTEGRQSIIDSASIRRTALEEKIYCTTTMEGGRAVCAVLRNKEDWSINSIQELHANISS, encoded by the coding sequence ATGCCTAAAAGAAAAGATATTAATTCAGTTTTAATTTTAGGGGCTGGTCCTATAGTTATAGGTCAAGCATGTGAGTTTGATTATTCCGGAGCTCAGGCATGCAAAGCTTTGAAAGAAGAAGGTATAAGAGTTATTTTGATAAATTCAAATCCAGCTACCATCATGACTGATCCTTCAATGGCGGATTCAATCTACATAGAACCTGTTAGATGGCAAACCATAGAAAAGATAATCCAAAAAGAGAAACCTGATGCAATTTTGCCAACTATGGGAGGTCAAACTGCTTTGAATGCAGCTTTAGATCTTCATAAAAATGGTGTTCTGGATAGATATGAAATTAAAATGATAGGAGCGTCTAAAGAAGCAATTGATAAAGCTGAAGATAGAGACTTATTTGCTGCAGCTATGACGAAGATAGGTTTAAAAACTCCAAAGGCAGATTTAGCCCATAATGAAGAAGAGGCAAATAGAATAATAGAAGATATAGGATTCCCTTGCGTTATCAGACCTAATTTTACAATGGGAGGCGCTGGAGGGGGCATCGCCTATAATCTTAATGAATTTCAAGCAATTTGTGCTGGAGGGTTTGAATTATCTCCAACTGGAGAGGTTTACATAGATGAATTCCTAGGGGGGTGGAAAGAATTTGAGATGGAGGTAGTTAGGGATAGGAAGGATAATTGTATTATAGTTTGCAGTATAGAAAATTTAGACCCAATGGGTGTGCATACTGGAGATTCGATCACAGTAGCTCCGGCTCAAACCTTAACTGACAAGGAATATCAAGTGATGAGAGATGCGTCCATGGCTATTCTAAGAGAAATAGGTGTTGAAACAGGAGGTTCCAATGTTCAATTCACTATTAATCCAGAAACTGGCGAATTGCTTGTTATAGAGATGAATCCGAGAGTCTCTAGGTCTTCTGCCTTAGCTTCCAAGGCAACTGGATTTCCTATAGCTAAAGTAGCTGCAAAATTAGCTATAGGTTATACATTAGATGAATTAGATAATGATATAACAGGTGGATCTATTCCAGCTTCATTTGAACCTTCTATAGACTATGTAGTTACTAAAATTCCAAGGTTTAATTTTGAAAAATTTCCTCAAGCAGAGCCAAGGTTAGGAACTCAAATGAAATCGGTAGGCGAGGTTATGGCTATGGGAAGAACTTTTCAGGAGTCTTTGCAGAAAGCAATAAGAGCTTTGGAAATAGACAGGAATGGTTTAGTTGAGCTATTTGATGAAACAAATCATGATGAAGCTTTTTTGAAATTTGAAATTGGATCAGCAAGTCCAGATCGATTATGGTTAGTAGCCGATGCTCTAAGATTTGGAATTTCTGAAGAAGAGGTTTATGAAATTTCTAAGATAGATCCATGGTTTATTGCACAAATCTTAGATTTAGTTTTAGAAGAAAAAAAACTATCTTCAAGAGATTTAAATTTAATTGAAAGAGAAGAATTATTCCATCTTAAAAGGAAGGGATTTTCAGATGCTAGGATTTCTGAAATCTTAGGAGTTGATGAAGAGGACGTAAGAGTTAAAAGGCATGCTCTAGGATTAAGACCTGTTTATAAAAGAGTAGATACTTGTGCTGCAGAATTTGAGTCTCCAACAGCTTATATGTACTCGACTTATGAAATAGAATGCGAGTCTTTACCTACCAAAAATAAAAAAATTATTATTCTTGGAGGTGGCCCAAATAGAATAGGACAAGGTATTGAGTTCGACTATTGTTGTGTTCATGCAGCTTTAGCTTTGAGAGAAGATGGTTATGAAACAATCATGATAAATTGCAATCCCGAGACAGTTTCAACAGATTATGATATTTCAGACAGACTATATTTTGAACCAATAACTTTTGAAGATGTTCTTGAAATCGTAAGGGTTGAGAATCCTTCGGGTGTTATTGTCCAGTATGGAGGGCAGACACCTCTTAAGTTAGCTGTTGAGCTCAAAAAAAATGGGGTTCCAATTATTGGCACTTCTCCAGATGCTATCGATTTAGCTGAAGATAGAGGCAGGTTTCAACAGTTTGTAAAAAAATTAGACTTGAATCAACCCTCGAATGGACTAGCATTCAATAATAAAGAATCTCTAGAAGTTGCCGAGAAAATAGGTTTTCCTATCGTGGTGAGACCTTCATATGTTTTAGGTGGTCGAGCAATGGAAGTTGTTCACAATTTAAAAGATTTAGAACATTATCTAATAGATGCCGTTCAAGCAAGTGAAGATAGCCCAGTTTTGTTAGATAGTTATTTGAATTTAGCCGTTGAATTAGATATAGAGGCTGTTAGTGATGGGGAGAGAGTAATTATAGGTGGCGTTCTCCAACATATAGAACAGGCAGGGATCCATTCAGGAGATTCGGCATGCTCTTTACCCCCTTATAACTTATCGAATGAACTGGTAAGTGAAATAAATAGTATGGTCAAAAAGATAGCTATAGAAATAAAAGCAGTAGGTTTAATTAATGTACAACTTGCGTATCTCAATGATAAACTTTTTTTACTAGAAGTTAATCCAAGAGCTTCCAGAACAATCCCTTTTGTTTCTAAGTGTATAGGGGTTTCATTAGCTAAAATAGGCGCAAGGTGCATGGTAGGTCTATCCCTAGAAGATCAAGGCATAACTTCAGAAATAATACCTAATTTTGTGTCTGTTAAAGAAGCCGTTTTGCCTTTTTCTAGATTTAATAATGTAGATCCTATTTTAGGGCCTGAAATGAAATCAACTGGCGAAGTTATGGGAATAGGAAGATCCTTTGCTGAAGCTTATGAAAAAGCACAAATTTCTTCAGGAGCAACTATTCCTAAGATTGGAACTGTCTTCTTGAGTGTCCGTGATTCAGATCAGAGCCAGATTGGAGATTTAGCAAGAGAGTTTTCTGAATTAGGATTCAATATTATTGCGACAAAAGGTACGGCTGAGAATATTAAAAAAGCGAATATTCCTTACAAACTAGTTAATAAAGTAGCTCAAGGAAGACCTCATATTGTTGACTTAATGAAAAATAGAGAAATAGACATAGTGGTCAATTCAACAGAAGGTAGGCAATCAATTATAGATTCAGCATCTATTAGGAGGACCGCTCTAGAGGAAAAGATATACTGTACTACCACTATGGAAGGTGGAAGAGCGGTCTGCGCTGTTTTGAGGAATAAAGAGGATTGGAGCATTAACTCCATCCAAGAACTTCATGCTAATATAAGTTCTTAA
- the carA gene encoding glutamine-hydrolyzing carbamoyl-phosphate synthase small subunit, whose amino-acid sequence MNQNKALLALEDGSVFYGKGIGVKGAINGELIFNTSMTGYQEVLTDPSYTNQVIMFTYPHIGNTGTNKEDKESESVWASGLVIRDLPLITSSWRNEMSLQSYLETNEIVAISDVDTRQLTKILRKKGAQSCSIFSDIDISDKEAIQFAKEFKGMSGKDLAKEVTTSSVYSFENDSLDITLNDYKYKVVAYDFGVKKNILRILSAKGCEVIVVPASTSHEEVLSMSPDGVFLSNGPGDPEPCTYAIESIKSLIKSKIPIFGICLGHQLLGLALGAKTKKMKFGHHGSNHPVQELSSGIVSITSQNHGFTLDDSSLPKEVKVTHRSLFDGSIQGIEYQNSPAFSFQGHPEASPGPKDLNGLFEKFIQEMEIRNA is encoded by the coding sequence ATGAATCAGAATAAGGCCTTACTGGCACTAGAAGATGGATCTGTTTTTTATGGGAAGGGAATAGGAGTTAAAGGCGCTATAAATGGAGAACTAATCTTTAATACTTCTATGACTGGATATCAAGAGGTCCTAACTGATCCTTCCTATACTAATCAGGTCATAATGTTTACTTATCCTCATATTGGTAATACTGGAACCAACAAAGAAGATAAAGAGTCAGAATCAGTTTGGGCTTCAGGTCTAGTTATAAGGGATCTTCCTCTTATAACTAGTAGCTGGAGAAATGAAATGTCTTTGCAATCTTATCTTGAGACAAATGAAATAGTAGCAATTTCAGATGTAGATACGCGTCAGTTAACAAAAATACTTAGAAAAAAAGGTGCTCAATCATGTTCAATATTTTCAGATATTGATATATCTGACAAAGAAGCTATTCAATTTGCTAAAGAATTCAAGGGTATGTCAGGGAAGGATTTAGCTAAAGAAGTAACAACTAGTTCAGTATATTCTTTTGAAAATGATAGCTTAGATATAACATTAAATGACTATAAATATAAGGTTGTAGCCTATGATTTTGGTGTGAAAAAAAATATTTTACGAATATTGAGTGCAAAAGGTTGTGAGGTTATTGTAGTTCCCGCTTCTACTTCTCATGAAGAGGTTTTAAGTATGAGTCCTGATGGAGTATTTCTATCCAATGGCCCTGGAGATCCAGAACCTTGCACCTACGCTATAGAATCAATTAAATCTTTAATAAAGTCAAAAATTCCTATTTTTGGAATTTGTTTAGGGCATCAACTTTTAGGGTTAGCTTTAGGTGCTAAAACAAAAAAAATGAAATTTGGTCATCACGGCTCTAATCATCCAGTTCAAGAGCTTAGTTCAGGAATTGTTTCTATAACGAGCCAGAATCATGGTTTTACACTAGATGATAGTTCTTTACCAAAAGAGGTGAAAGTTACTCATAGATCTTTATTTGATGGCTCTATTCAGGGTATAGAATACCAAAACAGCCCTGCTTTTAGTTTTCAAGGTCATCCCGAAGCAAGCCCTGGACCTAAAGATTTAAATGGATTATTTGAGAAATTTATACAAGAGATGGAAATAAGAAATGCCTAA
- the map gene encoding type I methionyl aminopeptidase has product MIKEKEHINKMRISGKLAAEVLEMITPYVKPGITTGALDKLCYDFIIEEQEAIPANVGYRGYKHTICSSINQVICHGIPSMDRELKDEDIINIDVTVLKDGWHGDTSKMFLVGKTLPHNERLVKITQECLYKGIEAVRPGAFLGDIGHAIQAHAEKNYYSVVEEYCGHGIGQVYHDDPQILHYGDKGSGLEIEEGMCFTIEPMINLGLKHTKLLNDGWTVETKDGRNSAQWEHTLLVNKNGCEVLTKREEEII; this is encoded by the coding sequence ATGATTAAAGAAAAAGAACATATAAATAAAATGAGAATTTCTGGAAAACTTGCAGCAGAAGTTCTTGAAATGATAACTCCTTATGTCAAACCAGGAATTACTACAGGGGCATTAGATAAATTATGTTATGACTTCATAATAGAAGAACAGGAGGCTATCCCAGCTAATGTAGGATACAGAGGATATAAACACACAATTTGTTCCAGTATTAATCAAGTTATTTGTCATGGTATACCTTCAATGGATAGAGAGCTAAAAGATGAAGATATTATTAATATAGACGTTACAGTTCTTAAAGATGGATGGCATGGAGATACATCTAAAATGTTTCTCGTAGGAAAAACTCTTCCTCATAATGAAAGACTAGTAAAAATAACTCAAGAATGCTTATACAAAGGTATCGAAGCAGTAAGACCTGGTGCCTTTTTAGGAGACATAGGGCATGCAATTCAAGCTCATGCTGAGAAAAACTACTATTCTGTAGTAGAAGAATATTGCGGTCATGGAATAGGCCAAGTCTATCATGATGATCCACAAATTCTTCACTATGGGGATAAAGGAAGCGGCTTGGAAATTGAAGAAGGTATGTGTTTTACAATAGAGCCAATGATTAATTTAGGTTTAAAACATACAAAACTATTGAATGATGGATGGACTGTTGAAACAAAAGATGGAAGAAATTCTGCCCAGTGGGAACATACTCTTTTAGTAAATAAAAATGGATGCGAAGTTTTAACAAAAAGAGAAGAAGAAATAATTTGA
- the glnD gene encoding [protein-PII] uridylyltransferase, whose product MVSKLLEISNLNLPNELKEIDEGFKYWLNKSKYRKNNKIKYFLRKRSDSLDRFLCYLWKKNNLHEALNIGLFAVGGYGRRELHPFSDIDLLILSTKEIEKEIEKKIEKVIQAIWDQGFTVGHSVRTLNQAKKQSFVDLSTATNMLESRILYGQLNIQKTLEKIITSSSMWKGKKFLEAKIQEQNERHNKFDNTEYNLEPNIKSSPGGLRDIQVISWLMLKYSTRTDLKLVKPKEVLTKSERLELINSRNFIWVIRYLLHMVSGREEDRLLFGNQIILGSQLFPQISSEHEAAEKLMKKYYQSAFNISEINNTVVKSFKEKIMYKSRANFRNIHARYIEKYNLIELKDNVSIKKSSYVLLEIFLKLCKNSHLDGIGPNTLRRLKENRHLINKNFRENKRNSNLFMQILRSPRLMVTALEEMNRLGILGRYLPEFGRVMGQMQYDLFHIYTVDAHTIEVLRNMRRLFLGNSKDLYPLASSIIHELPKLEILYIAGLFHDLGKGTGKNHSLEGAKKVEEFCKKHGLNSDETALASWLVSNHLLMSTTSQKEDLSDPNIINQFAIVTGNVTKLHYLYCLTVADITATNPSLWNNWKATLLRELFYKTRDFLEGKHKNIDEKNYSELIKLEAANELIKKDVLSKNKIEHIWKNFYTSYFKDMDTSTLVWHTTELHNKLGTTSLVKVKIYPNLSKLETSQIMIYTKDRPNVFGTIVSILDKNNLQIFDAKLHETKDGNCLDSITVSDQNGNHINNDSKLINELKKQLTESLDAEKLKKQKTSKRFTNKLHNFKKNTVIEIKHDMKNRWTQIDIDTLDGPGKLMTITNILNEHKASIVRARISTLGERVEDRFCIMSAEGTPFVKQKELNKLIENLKNSLDAK is encoded by the coding sequence ATGGTTTCAAAATTACTAGAAATATCAAACCTTAATCTTCCAAATGAGCTTAAAGAAATAGATGAAGGGTTTAAGTATTGGCTTAATAAATCTAAATATAGAAAAAATAATAAGATAAAATATTTTTTAAGGAAAAGATCTGATTCACTAGATAGATTTTTATGCTATTTATGGAAAAAAAATAATCTACATGAAGCCCTTAACATTGGTTTATTTGCTGTGGGAGGTTATGGCAGAAGAGAATTACATCCTTTCTCAGATATTGACCTATTGATTCTTTCAACTAAAGAGATTGAAAAAGAAATAGAAAAAAAAATTGAAAAGGTTATTCAAGCAATATGGGACCAAGGCTTTACTGTAGGTCATAGCGTAAGAACATTGAATCAAGCAAAAAAACAATCCTTTGTAGATCTCAGTACTGCTACTAATATGCTTGAGTCTAGGATTCTATACGGACAATTAAATATACAAAAAACACTAGAAAAAATAATTACCTCTTCAAGTATGTGGAAAGGAAAAAAATTTCTAGAAGCAAAAATACAAGAGCAAAATGAAAGACACAATAAATTTGATAATACTGAATACAATCTAGAACCAAATATTAAAAGTTCTCCCGGAGGCTTAAGAGACATTCAGGTTATTTCTTGGCTGATGCTTAAATACTCGACCAGGACTGATCTGAAATTAGTAAAACCAAAAGAAGTTCTGACAAAATCAGAAAGATTAGAATTAATAAATTCAAGGAATTTTATATGGGTTATAAGATATCTACTTCATATGGTATCGGGTAGAGAAGAAGATAGATTATTGTTTGGAAATCAGATAATTTTGGGTAGTCAATTATTTCCACAAATTTCTTCTGAGCATGAAGCTGCTGAAAAGTTAATGAAAAAGTACTATCAGTCGGCTTTTAACATCTCTGAAATTAATAATACAGTTGTCAAATCTTTTAAAGAAAAGATTATGTATAAAAGCAGAGCTAACTTTCGTAATATTCATGCAAGATATATAGAAAAATATAATCTAATAGAACTGAAAGATAATGTCTCCATCAAGAAAAGTTCCTATGTCTTATTAGAGATATTTCTTAAGCTTTGCAAAAATTCCCATTTAGACGGAATAGGACCTAATACACTTAGAAGGCTAAAAGAAAATAGGCATTTAATAAATAAAAATTTTAGAGAAAATAAAAGAAACTCAAATTTATTTATGCAAATACTGAGATCACCTAGACTTATGGTCACAGCATTAGAGGAAATGAATAGATTAGGTATTCTTGGAAGGTACCTACCTGAATTTGGAAGAGTAATGGGACAAATGCAATATGATCTTTTTCATATATATACTGTCGATGCTCATACTATAGAAGTTTTAAGAAATATGAGGAGATTATTTCTTGGAAATTCTAAAGATTTATACCCTTTGGCCTCCTCTATTATTCATGAACTTCCAAAGTTAGAAATCTTATATATAGCCGGCCTTTTTCATGATCTAGGAAAAGGAACTGGAAAAAATCATTCCCTAGAGGGAGCTAAGAAAGTTGAAGAATTTTGCAAAAAGCATGGGCTTAATTCCGATGAAACAGCTTTAGCTTCTTGGCTAGTAAGTAACCATCTACTAATGTCCACCACTTCTCAAAAAGAAGATCTTTCTGACCCTAATATAATAAATCAATTTGCAATAGTTACAGGTAATGTTACTAAATTACACTACCTATATTGTCTGACAGTTGCTGATATAACGGCAACAAACCCTTCCCTATGGAACAATTGGAAAGCCACTTTATTGAGAGAGTTATTTTATAAAACCAGAGATTTCTTAGAAGGTAAACACAAAAACATAGATGAAAAAAATTATAGTGAATTAATAAAACTTGAGGCTGCTAATGAACTGATAAAAAAAGATGTTTTGTCTAAAAATAAAATAGAACATATATGGAAAAATTTTTATACTTCTTACTTTAAGGATATGGATACTAGTACATTAGTTTGGCACACAACTGAATTACATAATAAATTAGGAACAACAAGTTTAGTAAAAGTAAAAATATATCCTAATCTTAGTAAATTAGAAACTTCGCAAATAATGATCTATACAAAAGATAGGCCTAATGTATTTGGAACTATAGTAAGTATTCTAGACAAAAATAATTTACAGATATTTGATGCAAAATTACATGAAACAAAAGATGGAAATTGCTTAGATTCAATAACTGTCTCCGACCAAAACGGGAACCATATCAACAATGATTCAAAACTTATAAATGAACTCAAAAAGCAACTTACCGAATCATTGGATGCTGAAAAACTTAAAAAACAAAAAACCTCTAAACGCTTTACAAATAAACTTCATAATTTTAAAAAAAATACAGTTATAGAAATTAAGCATGATATGAAAAACAGATGGACTCAAATAGATATTGATACTCTAGATGGACCTGGAAAGTTAATGACTATAACGAATATACTAAATGAACATAAGGCATCAATAGTAAGAGCTAGAATTAGTACCTTGGGTGAAAGAGTGGAAGACAGATTCTGTATTATGTCTGCAGAAGGAACTCCTTTTGTAAAACAAAAAGAACTTAATAAATTGATTGAGAACCTTAAAAATAGCCTAGATGCAAAATGA
- a CDS encoding aminotransferase class I/II-fold pyridoxal phosphate-dependent enzyme → MNHKLDNLSEYPFFFLNELLANEKPSSKELFNLSIGEPKNAPPSEALQILKDKGSTLSQYPTMKGIDILRESFCSYLQKRFDLKKSPDPNKNVLPLSGTREGLFSFIQYVVNTKLENPTVVMPNPVYKIYEGASILAGAKPYFLNSNKENNFKPDLKSVPKEIWKDCQLLILCSPSNPTGYCMNLDEYRYALSLAKKYDFMICSDECYTDLYPSNQSAPSSAIELSEFSSDYSRIATFHSLSKRSNLAGLRSGFITSDELTIKKFLLYRTYHGVAMPLPSQYASAWAWEDENHVATNRRSYDKKFDMFLSTIDSRSSIRRPPGAFYIWLETPYSDKLFTKNLYKKHGIIVLPGSYLGVEQDKINPGKNFVRLAIVHNNKTIQIAAQAINEMLNG, encoded by the coding sequence ATGAACCATAAATTAGATAATCTATCTGAATATCCTTTCTTTTTTCTAAATGAATTATTGGCTAATGAAAAACCTAGTTCTAAAGAGCTCTTTAACCTATCAATCGGAGAACCAAAAAATGCTCCTCCTTCAGAAGCCTTACAAATATTAAAAGATAAAGGTTCGACCCTTTCACAATATCCTACTATGAAAGGAATAGACATATTAAGAGAATCTTTCTGCTCTTACCTCCAAAAACGTTTTGACCTTAAAAAGAGTCCTGATCCTAATAAAAATGTATTACCCCTTAGTGGAACGAGAGAAGGACTTTTTTCATTTATACAATATGTGGTCAACACAAAATTAGAAAACCCAACTGTGGTTATGCCTAATCCGGTTTACAAGATATATGAGGGCGCTTCTATATTAGCTGGTGCAAAGCCATATTTCTTAAATTCAAATAAAGAAAATAATTTTAAACCTGATCTAAAATCTGTTCCAAAAGAAATCTGGAAAGACTGCCAATTATTAATCTTATGCTCGCCGTCAAATCCAACGGGCTATTGTATGAATCTAGATGAATATAGATATGCTTTATCTTTGGCTAAAAAATATGATTTCATGATCTGTTCCGATGAGTGTTATACAGACTTATATCCTTCTAATCAGTCCGCTCCAAGTAGTGCAATAGAGCTATCAGAATTTAGTTCAGATTACTCTCGAATTGCCACCTTTCATAGCCTCTCTAAAAGGTCTAATTTAGCTGGATTAAGATCAGGTTTTATAACTTCAGATGAGTTGACTATTAAAAAATTTCTTTTATATAGAACATATCATGGAGTGGCCATGCCTCTACCCTCTCAATATGCAAGTGCTTGGGCTTGGGAAGATGAAAACCATGTCGCAACAAATAGAAGAAGTTATGACAAGAAATTTGATATGTTTTTAAGCACTATAGATTCAAGAAGTTCAATAAGAAGACCACCTGGTGCCTTTTATATTTGGTTAGAAACTCCTTATTCTGATAAATTATTCACAAAGAACCTCTATAAGAAACATGGAATTATAGTGCTTCCAGGAAGTTATCTTGGAGTAGAACAAGACAAGATAAATCCCGGAAAAAACTTTGTGAGATTAGCCATAGTTCACAATAATAAAACAATTCAAATTGCTGCCCAAGCAATAAACGAAATGTTGAATGGTTAA